One genomic region from Bacteroidales bacterium WCE2008 encodes:
- a CDS encoding MFS transporter, OPA family, sugar phosphate sensor protein UhpC: MINGFYRYFRISKPSAERVPEEKVDSTYRRLRSQTFWGVTVAYSLFYVCRMTLSIVKQPLIDGDIFNTGQLGLIGSALLFVYAVGKFINGFIADYCNIRRFMAIGLFISALVNLIIGILGFATDWIRISPAVMFLTFAVLWGINGWMQSMGSPPGVISLSRWFPLKERGTWYSIFSATPYLGKSLSFWLIGIVVGWFGWQYGFIFASVAGFAGALLVAFSVSDTPESKGLPSIQELNGENREKTDSMPTKVLQKYVFKNPGIWVIALSSAFVYITQYAVSGWGVLFLQKSKGFSDISATDIIAFSEIFGIAGTVCAGWLSDKLFRGDRIRPVILSGVVCLVSLWLFLFTGGSALMNIIYVSTFSISIGVVFCVVAGLMALDIVPRKATGSALGIVGISSYVAAGIQDIVSGFMIRQDASGAWDFGPVSWFWIVACLVSFILPVYGWKYLKKKVVQD; encoded by the coding sequence ATGATTAACGGATTCTATAGATATTTCAGAATTTCAAAACCTTCAGCAGAGAGGGTGCCTGAGGAGAAAGTTGATTCTACGTACCGTCGACTGAGGTCCCAGACCTTCTGGGGAGTAACTGTGGCATACAGTCTTTTCTATGTCTGCCGTATGACTCTCAGCATCGTAAAGCAGCCTCTTATCGACGGTGACATCTTCAACACGGGTCAGCTCGGTCTCATCGGTTCGGCCCTGCTCTTTGTCTATGCTGTCGGCAAATTCATAAACGGCTTTATCGCCGACTACTGCAATATCCGCAGATTCATGGCCATCGGCCTGTTCATCTCGGCGCTGGTCAACCTGATAATCGGAATCCTCGGTTTTGCGACCGACTGGATCCGGATTTCGCCGGCCGTAATGTTCTTGACATTCGCCGTCCTCTGGGGTATCAACGGCTGGATGCAGTCCATGGGCTCGCCTCCGGGAGTGATCAGCCTCTCGCGCTGGTTCCCGCTGAAGGAGAGGGGAACATGGTACAGTATCTTCAGCGCTACTCCGTATCTCGGCAAGTCGCTGTCGTTCTGGCTGATAGGTATCGTCGTCGGCTGGTTCGGGTGGCAGTACGGATTCATATTCGCCTCCGTTGCCGGTTTCGCCGGGGCTTTGCTAGTCGCGTTTTCGGTTTCCGATACTCCGGAAAGCAAGGGGCTTCCTTCTATCCAGGAACTTAACGGGGAGAACCGTGAGAAGACGGATTCGATGCCGACCAAGGTGCTCCAGAAATATGTATTCAAGAATCCCGGAATCTGGGTAATCGCCCTTTCCAGCGCTTTCGTGTATATAACCCAGTATGCGGTAAGCGGGTGGGGAGTGCTTTTCCTGCAGAAATCCAAGGGCTTTTCAGATATCTCCGCGACTGATATAATCGCCTTTTCGGAGATTTTCGGAATTGCAGGAACGGTATGCGCCGGCTGGCTTTCGGACAAACTCTTCAGAGGAGACAGGATACGTCCTGTAATCCTTTCCGGAGTAGTCTGCCTCGTTTCTCTGTGGCTGTTCCTTTTTACCGGAGGCAGCGCGCTTATGAATATAATCTACGTTTCGACATTCAGCATCTCGATAGGAGTCGTATTCTGCGTAGTCGCCGGCCTCATGGCCCTCGATATCGTGCCTCGCAAGGCAACAGGCTCCGCTCTCGGAATAGTCGGAATATCTAGCTATGTCGCCGCGGGAATCCAGGATATAGTCAGCGGATTCATGATCCGTCAGGATGCTTCCGGCGCATGGGATTTCGGTCCGGTATCATGGTTCTGGATCGTGGCCTGCCTGGTATCGTTCATACTGCCGGTATATGGGTGGAAATATCTGAAAAAGAAAGTTGTACAAGACTAA
- a CDS encoding multidrug resistance protein, MATE family, translating into MRPLDRDILRLALPSILANITVPLVGMVDMAVAGHLSGSAATLIGGISIGAMLFDLLYWNFGFLRVGTGGLTAQAYGRGDRHYCAETLIRGVGFAWGIAFLMILLQWPFMQLVFAFVECSDPVRELASKYFMIRIWAAPATLSMMAFKGWFIGMQDTVSSMFTDLTVNAVNIVTSIVLSLGTGIPGFDGIGFEGIAWGTLIAQYSGLTFALSVVAFKYFRKVFAGIGLKQFEATFRGKELRKFVTMNSDLFLRSVGMLIVYIGFTVISARYGDLMLATGAILMKLLMLFSFFTDGFAYAGEALTGKFIGMQDREMTKRTVRQTFVWSMGIGIFFILIYFVGGTPIVRLLTSEAEVVDACRQFFVWLLPMPLIGCVTFTWDGIFVGATSSKALRDSSLWAVVGFYAVWFIFVNVFRPDPVGAIHILMLAYFAHLAVRALYLSINYRRSILVEPFDKL; encoded by the coding sequence ATGCGCCCGCTTGACAGAGACATACTGAGACTGGCCCTACCGAGCATTCTGGCCAACATTACCGTCCCGCTGGTCGGCATGGTGGACATGGCCGTGGCCGGTCATCTGTCAGGCTCCGCCGCTACTCTCATCGGCGGCATCTCGATAGGAGCGATGCTCTTCGACCTTCTCTATTGGAACTTCGGCTTCCTGCGTGTAGGGACGGGCGGACTGACAGCCCAGGCTTATGGCCGCGGAGACCGTCATTACTGCGCCGAGACCCTGATCAGGGGAGTCGGCTTCGCCTGGGGAATCGCGTTTCTCATGATCCTTCTCCAGTGGCCGTTCATGCAACTGGTATTCGCATTCGTGGAATGCTCGGATCCGGTGCGTGAGCTCGCGTCGAAATATTTCATGATCCGTATCTGGGCCGCTCCTGCTACGCTCAGCATGATGGCCTTCAAGGGATGGTTCATCGGAATGCAGGATACCGTCAGCTCGATGTTCACGGACCTGACAGTCAACGCCGTAAATATTGTGACGAGCATAGTGCTGTCGCTCGGAACCGGGATTCCGGGCTTCGACGGAATCGGCTTCGAAGGTATTGCCTGGGGAACCCTTATCGCCCAGTACAGCGGACTTACCTTCGCGCTTTCGGTGGTCGCTTTCAAGTACTTCCGGAAGGTGTTCGCCGGGATTGGCCTGAAGCAGTTCGAAGCCACGTTCAGAGGCAAGGAACTCCGTAAGTTCGTAACCATGAACTCGGACCTTTTCCTGCGCTCCGTCGGGATGCTGATAGTCTATATCGGGTTTACGGTCATATCGGCCCGGTATGGAGATCTGATGCTGGCGACAGGAGCGATTCTGATGAAACTGCTGATGCTGTTCTCGTTCTTTACCGACGGCTTTGCCTATGCGGGGGAGGCTCTTACCGGGAAGTTCATCGGCATGCAGGACCGGGAGATGACGAAGAGGACTGTCCGCCAGACTTTCGTCTGGAGTATGGGCATCGGTATCTTCTTCATATTGATTTATTTTGTCGGCGGTACTCCGATAGTCCGGCTTCTTACTTCAGAGGCCGAGGTGGTCGATGCATGCAGGCAGTTCTTCGTATGGCTGCTGCCTATGCCGCTGATAGGCTGCGTCACTTTCACCTGGGACGGAATCTTCGTCGGCGCGACTTCATCCAAGGCCCTGAGGGATTCTTCTTTGTGGGCGGTAGTTGGATTTTACGCAGTTTGGTTTATCTTTGTAAATGTTTTCCGTCCGGATCCGGTCGGGGCTATCCATATACTGATGCTTGCTTACTTCGCGCATCTCGCCGTGAGAGCCCTGTATCTGAGTATCAATTACAGGCGGAGCATACTCGTGGAGCCTTTTGACAAATTATGA
- a CDS encoding ribosome biogenesis GTPase, whose translation MRKGQATVVKNAGSHFMLSELPEWKPFPAVLKGKVRLKNSESTNPVAVGDHVCYELPEDGNVDLQHPATISEVLDRKNWLIRKSTNLSRQSHVIAANIDMAYIIVSLYFPEIKLPFLDRILVSCEVYGVPVTIVMNKVDLYRDEAAEYVEDFHRIYEGAGYRVMETSVKTGEGLDRLREDCKGKVCLFSGESGVGKSSLINAIDPALDAKVGKISAAHLQGKHTTSLYEMYRTESGSYIIDTPGIRGFGLVSLEKEEIALYFPEMLKVARDCRFTPCTHTHEPGCAVKQAVEDGTISAERYNSYLGMLEEDSKFR comes from the coding sequence ATGAGAAAAGGACAGGCAACAGTAGTAAAGAATGCCGGCAGCCATTTCATGCTGTCGGAGCTCCCGGAATGGAAGCCCTTCCCGGCAGTGCTGAAAGGAAAAGTCAGGCTCAAGAACAGCGAATCGACCAACCCGGTCGCCGTCGGGGACCATGTCTGCTACGAACTTCCGGAAGACGGCAACGTCGACCTGCAGCATCCGGCAACGATCTCCGAAGTCCTCGACCGCAAGAACTGGCTGATCCGCAAATCCACCAATCTCTCAAGACAGTCCCATGTGATCGCGGCCAACATCGACATGGCCTACATCATCGTTTCCCTCTACTTCCCTGAGATCAAGCTTCCGTTCCTCGACAGGATACTGGTCTCATGCGAAGTCTATGGGGTCCCGGTCACGATAGTCATGAACAAAGTGGATCTCTACCGGGACGAGGCCGCCGAATACGTCGAGGATTTCCACCGGATCTACGAAGGCGCCGGATACAGGGTCATGGAAACGTCCGTCAAGACGGGAGAAGGCCTGGACCGGCTGCGCGAGGACTGCAAAGGCAAGGTCTGTCTGTTCTCGGGCGAATCAGGAGTCGGCAAGTCCAGCCTGATAAATGCAATCGACCCGGCTCTCGACGCCAAGGTCGGAAAGATTTCTGCCGCCCACCTTCAGGGAAAGCATACCACCTCCCTATATGAGATGTATCGTACGGAGAGTGGTTCATATATCATCGATACACCCGGCATCAGAGGCTTCGGCTTGGTATCTCTCGAAAAGGAAGAAATAGCCCTCTACTTTCCGGAGATGCTCAAGGTGGCCCGGGACTGCCGTTTCACTCCATGCACCCATACCCACGAACCGGGCTGCGCCGTCAAGCAGGCAGTGGAGGACGGAACAATCAGTGCCGAAAGATATAACTCGTATCTCGGCATGCTTGAAGAGGACTCTAAATTCAGGTAA
- a CDS encoding geranylgeranyl diphosphate synthase, type II: protein MINESHVEAALKSLFDNIEFTKEPERLYDPLRFMISIGGKRLRPRLCLTTYALYKDAFDDSILQPAAGLEVFHSFTLIHDDIMDKSPVRRGMPTVWTKWGEDGAILSGDAMCIDSYKRIAKAPSKVLGKALELFSTTASQVCDGQQLDMDFEKVPMVPMEDYIKMIGLKTGVLIACSAKMGALIAGASEEDCENLYQFGYNLGLAFQIADDYLDAFGDAKVFGKPIGGDIVNNKKCWLTTHALEKADDKTRQKLLDAMDLPVETTDQKLKKITLFKDVYQKLHVDEDAKYEILRLTGDALSYASKVCTGVRYEMLRRFADKLIGRTK, encoded by the coding sequence ATGATCAACGAATCCCACGTCGAGGCTGCGCTTAAGTCTCTGTTCGATAATATCGAGTTTACAAAGGAGCCTGAAAGGCTTTATGACCCACTGCGTTTCATGATTTCAATCGGAGGCAAGAGGCTGCGTCCGCGCCTGTGTCTTACCACCTATGCGCTCTATAAGGACGCATTCGACGATTCGATTCTGCAGCCGGCAGCCGGACTCGAGGTCTTCCACAGCTTTACCCTTATCCATGACGATATCATGGACAAGTCTCCGGTGCGCCGCGGGATGCCGACCGTATGGACCAAATGGGGCGAGGACGGAGCGATTCTCTCCGGCGATGCGATGTGCATCGACAGTTACAAGCGTATCGCGAAAGCTCCTTCGAAGGTGCTCGGAAAGGCTCTGGAGCTGTTTTCGACTACCGCTTCGCAGGTCTGCGACGGCCAGCAGCTGGACATGGATTTCGAGAAGGTCCCGATGGTTCCGATGGAGGATTATATCAAGATGATCGGCCTTAAGACAGGAGTGCTGATCGCCTGCTCCGCAAAGATGGGTGCTCTTATCGCCGGCGCATCCGAGGAGGACTGCGAAAATCTGTATCAGTTCGGCTACAATCTCGGACTTGCTTTCCAGATTGCGGATGATTATCTGGATGCTTTCGGGGATGCCAAGGTCTTCGGTAAACCTATCGGCGGAGACATCGTCAACAACAAGAAGTGCTGGCTTACCACCCATGCCCTTGAGAAGGCTGACGACAAGACTCGCCAGAAGCTTCTCGATGCCATGGACCTTCCTGTCGAGACCACGGACCAGAAGCTCAAGAAGATCACTCTCTTCAAGGATGTCTATCAGAAGCTCCATGTCGACGAGGATGCCAAGTACGAGATCCTCCGCCTGACCGGCGACGCCCTCTCGTATGCTTCCAAGGTATGCACCGGAGTCCGCTACGAAATGCTGCGCCGCTTCGCCGACAAGCTCATCGGCCGCACGAAATAA